Within Rhipicephalus microplus isolate Deutch F79 chromosome 9, USDA_Rmic, whole genome shotgun sequence, the genomic segment GCGTTGTGTAGCCCTGCCGGAATTTTTATTAGGGTGAGCTTAAGCGGGGAATGCGCTGGTCAGGCAGGCGCACGTTGCAGTGTTAATTTAAGTCGAAAAACTTTTCAAAATTGAAGGACACCTTGTCAATTCCAAACTGTATTCGGCGAAAGCCTGACGCCCCTTGACTGGCTAAGCAATATCATGTCTTTACACTTCCAGTGAAACAGCACACAAACGGCATGTGTCTGTCTTTTCgaattctttcatttttttaccGCGAGTGGCAGCGAGACGCAGGGAGGTTTTTTAAACGCACTCGGTGAGACTTGAGACTAATCTGCATCCGTTTCGCGTTCGTTCGTATGCTCGCGACTCGCGCATCGTGCAGACGTCATGCGCGTTCCAGCGCTTATATAAAGCTCATATTTCAGCCCACGTCAGTGGGAGACACCACAGCTGACATCTTGCCAGGGGACCTGGTCACCGCGAGCATAAGGCATTAAACGCTCTCGCCTTAAAATGTTTCATAACGCCGGTAGTCTGTCAAGATTGTTCTATCGAAAATGTGCAATACACAAAGCTTCGTTGAGTTTTCTGCCCCATAAAGCTTCCGCGTTGTCCTTTTCTGTTAGCGCCGAGTTCTTGAAGTGGCTCCACCGAGAAGCCTGCGTATGCACCTGGCTCAACAGATGCGGAGATGCGTAAGTTCATGCGGGACTCACCGCTGCTCTAGGATCTTGCTGAGCGACTTCCTTAGACGGCATATGCTACGTCAGGTGGGCTGATAACAAACACTTACATATACGGACATCTCACAATAAGTGGCACCAGACCGAATCACAGCTCGATTGCTGGTTTCCTTGGTAACGTCGGAATGGCTTGTGCCTCTGTCATTCGATCACAAAGCCATGTTTGATTCAGTTGGACTTAGTTATCTTGACTGATAGTAATTAGCTTTAATTTTAGCAGTCTTAAATTAATCCAGTTATTCTTAATTAGATTCGTCATGAACGCATATAACAAGTGTCAACTTCAGCTTTGCATCACAAGCTCACTTGGGAGTCGACTTGTAATAGCTTGCTTACTTGAAATTCGGTTTACTTATTCTTAATTAAATTCTGCCTAATTACATTATAACAGGCTGAGCTGTGCTTAATTCGCTTTGGTTTTGAATATTGCTCGAGATGGCTTATCTAAGTTTAAAGTGGCACTGAAGTGAAACAGTGAATCTATTCACAATGGGAAACTGTGTTGTAAATAGATTAACACTGATAATATCACCATCATGGGTTAATAGAGGAGAAAATCAATATTGAGGTGGTTTTGGTCAAAAATATTTGTTTCAACTATTTATAAGCACGAGATAGGAGCATCCTAAAGGCCGACCCTGTATTTATTTCTAAGTTCCTAGCTTAAATCACCACGCATGACGTCCCCAATATCAAGGTGTACTTGTCACACTTAAGCGACAATCGCTGAATGTACTGTCCTCAGCTTAAAAATTTAATGTTGTGGCACCTTTTGTAATGGCTTTAAATTTTAGCCATCAGCCACTACGCAGGACCTTGTAGACCCTGTCGGAATCTACGGCGTCATTGTGTTCATTCCGGGAATATCAAAGTGTAGTCTCCCCCGCATTTTTCTGTTGCGCCTTTTATTGCTTATCAACCGTTTTCTTGTTGCAAGTGGGGTGGTTCTGAAATTGGGACCTAGTAAAGTTTTAAACTGCTCTGGCAAAGTGCTATTTAGTTTCCTTCAAATTTGGCTTAATATGGCCTATGGTAGCGGGGCGAGGCTTAAAGAAACTCATCTTAAACCTAATTAGGCTCGTCTTTATTAGCTTATCCAGCCTAATTAAGTTTGGCTATCTTTATCTTGACTTTGAACTCGTCTCTTGGTCCAACATGACAAAGGTAAGGTGGGCCCAGTTTCTGTTCCCCCCGAAAAGCTTAAGAAGCTCACCAAAAATACCGTAAGCTGCAGCAAGAGATCTCCAATTGCAGTAGTTTAAAAGCTCTAATGATAGCTCAACTAGCTAGAAAGCTTTTGCGACAGTCGACTGTACAATGTCCTATACTTTTAAACGTAGTTGCTGTGGCATACTGCGGGTTTTTTTACGTAAGTTTGCGCTTTACTAACTTTCATGGCAATAACTGTTACACTTGTCGTGGCAATAAATTTGTTGTacggcatttttttattttacttgctTCTGATGTGGCGAGCGCAATTTTATTGAAGGAAATGTGTTCCACTCGAAGCTGTCCCGTGAAGTCATTGTTTATATATTGCTTGAATAACTGACCGATCAGAAGATGTCTCGTGCTCAGAATCATCGGTCAATAGCCTTCTCTTCGTGAGTTGAAGTATTCAAAAGAGCGCTTTGTTGTGTTTGTATCTTTCTTGCGTTATACAATCTGCTATGATGTTTTGTTATCACGCTTTGGCTTCCACCTTGTCAAATTACACCTGTTCCAAGTATGATTCTGCGGCGCTGAACGTACCCCTGACAACAAAATTCATAGAAACAAAAGAACCGACTTATTTTCGACAGGTCACAAGAAAATCCGTAGGATGTCATTGAAAGTCATATCCAGAGTTTACAAAAAATGCAATGGcagtgccggtgctcgtaatagACAGCTAATCTCAAACTCATTTTGAAGTGCAAAAAAGTCATTCTTGTGAATTCTATTGCTTTCCCTATGCCACGTTAAGGTATTGTGTAGGTTTTGCCGCAGCATGTTAACAAATTTACACTTCGATACGCGTTTCGCACTAACGCTGTGCCTTGGCACTTAATGCAACATTTAACTCTGTCTCCGTTCTGGCTCCTTGCAGGACCCAGGTTGGTTCGTCTGTCTCTTATGCTGACACCTACCGCGATACGTACTCGGCGAAAACGTTTCGTCCTCCTGTTGACCGCGCCATTCCTGTGTTACTACGCGTTCCTGGGGACGAGATATATAGGCAGGCGTCACTCTTGCCCACTCCTGAACACGGGAAACAGAAGCAATGTCACAAAGCTTATGCCTCGGATACTATTGTGGACCCCGTTCTTTACCGATTGGTACATTGCATTGGACGACACAAGAGTCGGGGACGTTTTACTGGCGAACTGTCCGTCCAGCTGTACCATCACCAACGATCCGTGCCTCGTAGAGCACAGTGACGCCGTTGTCTTTCACGTGCACGATATGGATATCAACAATCTTCCACAGAAGCGCTTCAGCTGGCAGAAATGGGTCTTCTTCTTGATGGAATCCCCGCCAAACACACAGTTGGAAGACTTCATCCACGCGTACCATATGTTTAACTGGACCATGACGTACAGGAGTGACTCGGATATTGTCAGTCCATACAGTCGGGTCGTACCTCACGACAGAAACTGTACTCGCCGTAAGGTTGACTTGAAAGCCCTCTGGAAGTCCAAGAACAAGACTGCCGTTTGGATGGTGAGCAACTGCTACACCGACGGCGCAAGAGAAGACTTTGTCGCCGAACTGAGGAAGCACGTGGATGTGGACGTGTACGGTTGGTGTGGCGACTACGATTGTCCCGAGTCGCGAGGTGATGAGTGTTACGTCGACTTCGAGCGGACCTACTTTTACGCGCTCTCTTTCGAGAACTCCATATGCGTCGATTACGTCACCGAGAAGTTTTTCAACGCGCTCAAGCACCACGTCGTACCGGTCGTGTTCGGCGGGGCGAATTACAGTGCGATAGCGCCGCCCCATTCTTATATCGACGCGCTTTCCTTCGAGTCACCCAGGAGTCTCGCCGAGTACCTGAGAAAGCTGTCGCAGAACTACACGGAGTACGCGGCTTACTTCGACTGGAAAGAGAGTTACGAGGTTGCGTGGGAGGACAAGTTCTGCCAGCTTTGTACAAAACTGCACAACCCAGTGGAAGTTCGGCGGGCTTCTTCGTACGACGACATAGGGTCGTGGTGGTTTGGCAAGGGAGGCGAGTGTCGGAGTTGGGGTCGGACACAACGCACTCTTCCGCTACTAGAACGCTGGAAGAAGCATTGGCGGTGGCGCACTACGTACAGCCACTGGCTCCAGCGCCCGAGGGCTGGCAATACAACCAATCAAAACACTGACATCGCACACGCGTTATGACGTTGAATTAAAGACGACTACATAGACCGTCTCTTATTGCAATAAAGAGGGGCCTCTAGCTGTTGATCGTGTGGGAGAGACCTTGTTACTTACATCGTATAAAATATTTCTGTGCAAcatgaagagagagagggagagaaaagtCCGGCCGATTCCACGTACCATAGGCGTAGCTGTTATGCATGCGGTGGGAAATCATGCGGTGGTTATgcatgcggtggtgcatacggggcATAACACCGCATGCAGTATTATGCATGTGGTGGGACGCATGTTGTGGGAAAGTTATTGCGggcaatttgttttttttaatgaaacgTTACCAAACGACGTTAAGAGATATGTACAAAACTTATGCGAACACGCATATGTTCAGGAGTTGCCTATGTGTTTTATAACCAGTTGTTGTATGGTCACGTAAGGATAACAATAGCAACATAGCTATTACCATCACCCAGAGCGGTAAGCTCATAAGGCAAGCTAATACTTGTAATAccatgtgcaaaaaaaaattaccataTCCACGCAGTCAATGATGACGAGTGGttcgaagcgtccgtccgtccgtgcatgcattcgtgcgtccgatcgcgttcgagaatgcagacggcgcgtggGTGACACCAACGAGACGCGcgccaaggaagccaagcgcaagcgtcttcaacgcgcccgtcGCTCTGCTCCGTCCATGCCCAACCAATGATCCGCCACGTGCGGTGACGATCCACGagactgaaaacggcactcgttcacgcactcaggcaaagcacgcgcagcagccaatcggggagtagcggcacttcggagagtagcggcagagtaacgccatcGCTCTTGCTCTTTGTCGCGCGTGACTATAGTGACAAGGGCAGAGTATAagtagcttcacccctaaaaagcaaCTTAAGAAACTCGCAGGGTTCTTCATGCATTGTCCTAAACTTACTCAAAGGCAGACGCCATCTTCTTTTTGTTTTAAATAAGACTGGGCGTGAAGAAATAGACACAGATGAGAAGCCAATACAACACAATCGCGCTTGTGCTGTGTCGATTTCTACCTGTTTTCTCTTTCGGCATGCCCTGTCTCTGTAACATGAATAGCTGCCAAAGAGCACGGGTATCAGTTCTGtcattttttcttctcagtcatgTGCTGAGCGTAGGCTACGTCAGATGATCGTACGCCAGATGATGTCATCATACACCAAGTCACAATCACGATACAATGACGACATGATTACGTTACAGTATCGTCACAGAATATGACGGCCTGCGAAAGCGTCAAGGTGATTTGATATAGTGAGTTCGTCACATattgacctttttttttcatctttcgtGCGGACGTCGTCGACGCCGACGGCCAACTTTCGCATCTTATGACGCACTAGTGTGCATCGCATTAGTCTTAATGAAAATAACTCTCCCTTAGTGCTGTTACTAGCACCGGACTCCAAGAACAGCTATATGCAATCATTTATTACGGTTCCTACTAAAGAACCATattaaagtttttccatccatttATCCTTGGTTATTGTAGGTGGAGCCTCTCGTTCAAGGTCGTACTAGCAATTAGGGCTCGCCGGGTCTGGTCGAGGGTCGCAAACTGACTTCCTAAGTTCAGTTTGAAAGAAGTTTTCCCCCCCCTCCAAGTTTACGAGGGTGTCCTTAATTAGCGGTCTGTCGGACGCACTTCGAACAGGCATGTATTAAGGCAAGCGCCGTCTACTGGGCTCCGTCGAGATAACATAGAGGCGAGAGCGCCCATTTAATCGAAGTTCACAGTTTGTGCCGAAAAGATGACGCATATTTCCGGAGATTTTACTGCGGCCATatgtgattatatatatatatatatatatatatatatatatatatatatatatatatatatatatatatatatatatatatatatatatatatatatatatatatcgcgttAATAAGTTTATTGTTTTCTGAAATTTCGTCTCGCGTTGATATTAACATTTTTATATTTGTTTACAGAAAGGCAATTATCATTCTCCTTTCTTACAGCATTCGCAGGAAGCAGAAGGCGACGAAAAAGGCTTTTCTTGATGACCTCACCACCAGAGCATCTAAAATGCGATCACTGGCGTAGCATAATTAGGATGGGTGGGAGGGGGAGCCGAACCTCTCTTCCCAATTTCAAATGCGGGGCATTGCTTAGTCGCACAATGTCTCGCTTCGGCGTTGGCGCCGTCCACagtcccactgcgcatgctcggctcGTCTCGTATACGTCGTCTCGTCTCCCTCGAACGCAGGTGCTGTGTATATAAGAGGGTAGAGCACatgttcggaattcagtcaagggcgtcttggctttcgcttgacttgacgcttagCTTCATTGGAGTAGAACGACATTCACTCGATACCACCACCACTCCCCGACGTATTTACTCTATAGTTCCCCCTGTGGTAAGATTCGAGTGCCAATTTCTGTTTCAATTTCGTTTGCTAATACAAACAACCACGCTATGAAAagcacgcacaaacatacacTAAATATGGTTGAACATCCCAACCAGGCCCCACAAAAAAAAGTTTATTGCCCTGTCACTGACTGCAATCGCTTCAAGTGAAGCCGAGGCTGgctcaatttctttttttacgaACCCCAAACTGATGGCATCAGCGAAAAACACATTACGCACCAGCGAAAAACACATTGCATTTCAAAAAGCTATAGATATTCTTACAGTGATCCATGCGTCAGTCGTCTGTCGGTCGTGTTAAGGCCcgtttacactagagagacaGGACACTGATTTTGGTCTGCTGGCTGTCTTTAGTGGTGTCTTTTCTCTTATCGTCGGCCTATGTACACtgcaaagacagaagcattctgTCGGTAGTCTCTCGAAGGCCCTGCCTGCGTCTTGTCCCGCTCACAGTCTTTCGTTCGCCAATTCGGCAGTCACATTGGGGCCCCACGCAGCGACACcggctaaacttgcacacctgctcCTTATTTTCAGCCATGCTTCTTGCTCTAAATTGGCCCTCTCCGGCTACTCGGGGCAGCCCCCGCCACAATCCATGGTAACGAGGGACGGGGTTGGGGATACACGATAGGGTAGCGTATGAAAGACTTCTGTTGGGGGCTCaagctgcctattcagacgccaTGGAAGCCTCCGAGAGGGTGTTGTTAACTCCCCCAAGACTGCCCGCTTCGTGGTGGTTTGAAGCAAAGTCATGGGGTGAATTTTCACTCAGCCGCTGATATCCCGACGACACGCCGACGACAGGTGTGCGGATGGGTTTTGCTGGGGTTTTTGGTCCctcatcatgttacactacgatggaatgctgtcttttgaggcgtcgtcgtcggcctaggtacgtaagcctgtactaccttcattttgtatgttttattcagtttaattacgatacctaccacccttcaattaatgctatagtattcctctatgtttctagctatgtttctgtgaattagaaaccccactcccagttctcttctgtctgccaagcaccgatagcaaaggacgtgcccattctgtagcaccgtataggcctcatttgtcctcctaacctcactgagccctattatatcccatttaacaccctctagctcctcgaatattacagctagacttccctcactagataaggttctagggttaaacgttgccaagttcaggctccaatggcggcctgtccggatccagagattcttagcaccctctgctgcatttcagatctgaccgccgccgtggtcagttgcttcgcagctgctggggactgagggccgtgagttatttgacgtatgcatgtgggaggtagtggccagatactgcaccagggtggccaatccttctccggtgagggagtgcgttcccggcggtggttaccggtgaggccgcaccccaggcctcttaatgcagttccatcaacacgcggattttttttaatccggttgggaactgcgtggcactgGGATTTGAACCACAGACCTCTTGCATTTTGAACATAGGTTCTATGAACAGCTCAAGTTCATTGCTCTAGAGTCAAtataaaaaaagtgtcttcgagtagcatctccccttaacgtGTTAAAGCAAATGAAAACAATACAAAGCCAAACATAAGGACATCACAGTGAAAGTAGTCTGGCTGTTTAAATTTCAATGcataaaagaaaacagagcagtaAGAACATTCAACATGATCAGTCATGTTGTACGTTCCCTGTGTGTAGTCTGCTCTTGTGCAACAATATTTCAACAAGAGCCAATACCAGATTTCACACAGTTTCTGTCATGTGCACCTTCAAATTGTGTTAAAGTAATGGAGATATAGCAACTCTGTGAGGATTGTAGGCACTGCGTTAATACGATGAGGTTAGTTTCTACATTTCATCTGGAGCACAGCCCGAATGAATTTGGCAAAAATTAGACGTCCCATGAAAAGCATTACGCTAACGTAACTCCTTAGCAAGAACAGCAACAATGAAGCTACATATATGAGACGTAATGCAAGTGTGCGAGTAACACATGTCACAAATTTTATAAACAAGTGGTTAAACCATGCGCAGC encodes:
- the LOC142771336 gene encoding alpha-(1,3)-fucosyltransferase C-like, translated to MLTPTAIRTRRKRFVLLLTAPFLCYYAFLGTRYIGRRHSCPLLNTGNRSNVTKLMPRILLWTPFFTDWYIALDDTRVGDVLLANCPSSCTITNDPCLVEHSDAVVFHVHDMDINNLPQKRFSWQKWVFFLMESPPNTQLEDFIHAYHMFNWTMTYRSDSDIVSPYSRVVPHDRNCTRRKVDLKALWKSKNKTAVWMVSNCYTDGAREDFVAELRKHVDVDVYGWCGDYDCPESRGDECYVDFERTYFYALSFENSICVDYVTEKFFNALKHHVVPVVFGGANYSAIAPPHSYIDALSFESPRSLAEYLRKLSQNYTEYAAYFDWKESYEVAWEDKFCQLCTKLHNPVEVRRASSYDDIGSWWFGKGGECRSWGRTQRTLPLLERWKKHWRWRTTYSHWLQRPRAGNTTNQNTDIAHAL